In a genomic window of Balaenoptera ricei isolate mBalRic1 chromosome 3, mBalRic1.hap2, whole genome shotgun sequence:
- the CSF2 gene encoding granulocyte-macrophage colony-stimulating factor, producing the protein MWLQNLLLLSTVVCSTSAPTHPPSPATRPWQHVDAIKEALSILNHSKDSAAVMDETTEVISEVFESQEPTCLQTRLELYKQGLRGSLTSLDGPLTMIASHYKRHCPPTQENSCETQIITFKSFKENLKGFLFTIPFDCWKAVQK; encoded by the exons ATGTGGCTGCAGAACCTGCTTCTCCTGAGCACTGTGGTCTGCAGCACCTccgcacccacccacccacccagccctgccaccCGGCCCTGGCAGCATGTGGATGCCATCAAGGAGGCCCTGAGCATTCTGAACCACAGTAAAGACTCTGCTGCTGTGAtg GATGAAACAACAGAAGTCATCTCTGAAGTGTTTGAATCCCAG GAGCCGACATGCCTGCAGACTCGCCTGGAGCTGTACAAGCAGGGCCTGCGGGGCAGCCTCACTAGCCTCGATGGCCCCTTGACCATGATAGCCAGCCACTACAAGCGGCACTGCCCCCCCACCCAG gaAAATTCCTGTGAAACCCAGATTATCACCTTTAAAAGTTTCAAAGAGAATCTGAAGGGTTTTCTTTTTACCATCCCCTTTGACTGCTGGAAGGCAGTCCAGAAGTGA
- the LOC132363386 gene encoding interleukin-3-like produces the protein MSSLPILHRLLFLLALQAPQAQGATVKTPGTQQCYELNLIREITNELDKLTVASEDSLNSNEKRRLMKTSLRRPNLEEFLTFATNSLGEDSKITKNLKEIQPILPTAMSTEEPILTEKDNLGDFRVKLKEYLSAIRDSLKCKKT, from the exons ATGAGCAGCCTCCCCATCCTGCATCGGCTCCTGTTCCTGCTCGCACTCCAAGCCCCTCAAGCACAAGGGGCAACAGTCAAGACACCAGGAACTCAACAATGCTATGAACTCAACCTGATCCGGGAAATTACAAATGAGCTAGACAAGCTAACTGTGGCTTCAGAA GACTCCTTGAACTCAAACGAGAAGAGAAGGCTGATG AAAACAAGCCTCCGGAGGCCAAACCTGGAAGAATTCCTGACATTTGCCACAAATTCCCTTGGAGAGGATTCGAAAATCACGAAAAATCTTAAG GAAATCCAGCCAATCCTGCCCACAGCCATGTCCACG GAAGAGCCAATCCTTACTGAGAAGGATAACTTGGGTGATTTCCGGGTGAAATTGAAGGAATATCTGTCTGCCATTAGAGACTCTCTGAAGTGTAAGAAAACATAG